In Puntigrus tetrazona isolate hp1 chromosome 18, ASM1883169v1, whole genome shotgun sequence, one genomic interval encodes:
- the snrpd2 gene encoding small nuclear ribonucleoprotein Sm D2: MSLLNKPKSEMTPEELQKREEEEFNTGPLSVLTQSVKNNTQVLINCRNNKKLLGRVKAFDRHCNMVLENVKEMWTEVPKSGKGKKKSKPVNKDRYISKMFLRGDSVIVVLRNPLITGK; encoded by the exons AT GAGTTTGTTAAACAAGCCCAAATCTGAGATGACTCCAGAGGAGCTCCAGAAGCGCGAGGAGGAAGAGTTTAACACCGGTCCGCTCTCAGTGCTCACCCAGTCTGTAAAGAACAACACACAGGTTCTCATCAACTGCCGCAACAATAAGAAGCTGCTGGGCAGAGTCAAAGCGTTCGACAG ACACTGTAACATGGTATTAGAGAACGTCAAAGAAATGTGGACTGAGGTGCCCAAGAGCGGCAAGGGCAAGAAGAAGTCAAAGCCGGTGAACAAGGATCGATACATCTCCAAGATGTTCCTGAGAGGCGATTCGGTGATCGTGGTGCTGAGGAACCCGCTCATCACTGGGAAATAA